In the Ciona intestinalis unplaced genomic scaffold, KH HT000155.2, whole genome shotgun sequence genome, gacatcataagtaTGACATCCtaatgtatgacatcataatgtatgacatcataagtatgacatcataatgcatGACATCATAAGTATGACATCCtaatgtatgacatcataatgtatgacatcataatgtatgacatcataatgtatgacatcataatgtatgacatcataatgtatgacatcataatgcatgacatcataatgtatgacatcataatgcatgacatcataatgtatgacatcataatgtatgacatcataatgtgtgacatcatcatcctGATATAGTAAACCTTGTCTACGAATCTGGAAACCCCATTATTTCAGGTAAATCCCCCATCTCCCCTACCTCACCCTCATTCCTCGACGTGGTGGGTTCAACCCCCACTTCCTTATTTGGGGCGGGTAAATCACCCATACTACGTGGGGCAACGCAGGGGTGGCCGACAAAGTTGGGGTCAGTCGTAACGAGCGATAATAAACTTGGAAGGTTCGACATCCCATCAAGTGAGGGGGCGACAGGTACGTGTTGTGGTGGGGTGGGGTTGGTTGGGTGAAGTTTTACGAACCCAGTAGTTTGCCCATGACTCTAATTGGTTCCATATTCCAACCAGTAAGATCGTGGCAGGCGTTCCTGTGTTACATTGAGACCATAATGTTAGGGCTGCTTAGATAACATGTCACACCAACTTATGAAACAGTGGAGGATATCTTCAACTTTTAATCCTAAAGTAGTTTCACCTTGCGGTTATAATATAAGTGCAACTAAATTgtgattattaaaaaaatcaaaaacttttatgatTGCATTGTCACGCTTGgttgatatttgtttgttataagTGGACAAGCCCGCTGCTAGCACTGGTTGCGTATCCACGACAACGACCCCTGGTGACCCCGTTACCACTGCAACACTGGATCGTAGCACCCCCCCACCATCGGTGTCAAGCACAACCAACCCTCCCAATGTGGAGGAAAATAACGGTAAGCGCTATCTACAACTTGTATTAAATTATgcaaatctgaccctgatctggtgctcgtGTAGTTAAACGATTCTTGTGAAAGAAATACAATATCGGTCTGGTGCATATTATATGTGTTGCCGGATCATatttgcagtgttgccagatcaTAATTGCAGTGTAACACCTAACCCTCCACAGTATCATCCACCACCAACCCCCCATCGCGACCCCCCTCCGTTAACCCCCATGACCCCAAACCTTGTGAGGTCGTGACCTCTACACGACCCTTGGACAAACCCCGGTCACGCAACCCCACCAAGTGGTCGGTTAACGACGTAGTGTCGTACATTGGGGAGCGAGAACCAGCGTTGCAACCCCAtctacatttattcaataaacacGTGagaagtttttctttttattttacttgaatgttttgttttaatcaactACAACTCAATGtgagtttattgtatgttgggtttagcagccacgtttTTATTTGACGTTTTTACTCGATTAGTTTTACCTGTAGCTTGTTATAAAGCTACTAATCCCCTacttaatgtaatttttatgtaatggttttcatattaaacaaatgttaacCAATAAATGtcctttttataatattatcatTTGATTATGTGTCATCGAACTTGTTTAAATAACCCCCCACCCCACATTTGCAGGAGATTGATGGAGCCGCCCTCCTCCtgttaaacaacaacaatatcgTGAAGTTTATGTCGCTTAAACTTGGGCCTACCCTTAAACTGTGTAGTTTGGTTGAGGGGTTGAAAGAGAAAGTTGCTCGGCATTGTAAACGACATAAGTGATCGCCCCACTGTACTTCCAATCATCAGTATTGCTATGTTATGTACTTTGTGTTTCTATGTTAAAATAAGATAAAGTGATCCTGTTGCAAATTTGAGGAAATCTCCGGGATTTTCACatctttatattatttctatgaacTGTGACGTTTATGAGTCGGCTATCAAGTGATGATTCAACgctttttatgatttttttcacttttcttattttttcatcATGTTTTCTATTTTCCACTTcaatcatgacatcacaatgcgtGATTATGTCGTCACCTTGCCCCCTGCTTGtcgattgtgatgtaatacaTCAGTGTCTGTTGTCAACAATCTCtctttatttacaaacaattagCAATGTCCATGTACAATCACATACATCatgttaattatgacatcgcaatatgcattatgacatcacaatatacattatgacatcacaatatgcATCCACCCATCTCTACGTCGTTCAACCCAGCGTTGCTCACTGGCCCCACCTGGAGGGGGCATTGTTGAAAGTACCCGGGGTTGTACGTTGGTTGGTTGATGTCGCTGAAACTGACCATCGGCTCACTTTGTGCCATTTGTCGAATCAGTTCGTCAACATATTGGTTGGACTCCTGCGTTGCACGGTCCGCCAATCTATCGTAACTATCCGGCCCCGATGTTAGGATACTTTCGCCCTCTGGTGACGTAAATGTGGTGTCGTATTTCTCACGAACCTGGGAGGATGGCTTCGTGTTATATTGGGTAAGTTGGTTGTTATGGGGGTGGTGGTTATaacgcttacaagttatcacagATGTAACTTTATAGGTGATTGATTTTTCGTACTGCTAACAATGACAATCttgaagtgtcttgcccaagagcacacacgcccacaacggtagcttCGAGCCCACATCCTCTAACATAAAGGCAAGCGCTGCcaacattgtgggcgtatgcgGCAAGCCCCGGTTATTCCAccacaaatatataacaaccATTCTCACCTTAGTAAGCAAATATTTGGCAGCACGTGGTATCATATAAAGGTTCACCAGATTCTTCTCTATCGGGTTTTGCACCGACCAAGTTTGCGCAAACGAAATACGAATCTCAGCCTGTAATATTTAGCCATTAGGTGGAGTATTCTATGCTTCTTTCATtagaaacttatttaaatctaacttattggttgtaatgtttactgattaatgtagtGTAGAAAATTCCAGGCCTGCCACCACATTCGGATAATATGcagaattatattttaattttttaatcacAAGTTTGAATATCTAAGTACCTACAATCGTAACGATAGATTAAAATAGGATGTTTATATTACGAACCTCTACAGAGCGAAACTTGCCAACTTGCGAAACTTGCTGAAGATTTTCACAAAACTTTCGATAATCGAACAACTTCACTGAGGCGTTACGCTCAAGTTTCTCTGGCGCGCTGCCTGATGTTTCGGGACCATATACAAACACCTGGAACATAAGGTCATGTTAAAtctctttatttatttatttttacctttatatacaaatataagtaGTGTGGGTGTTGGTAATGGACTAAATCTGGttcaaatcccaggtcctttgACTAGAACATAAACagaaattattaataaaatttatttaccctcgcatggttgcctatgttattttattaaaactaaatagaaaatatatgttgttataaatgCATAAGAATCATATTAAACCAGCATTATCTCCAGCCACCCACCCGACTTTGACAAAGACGTTTGGCGTAGAAGCATCCTCCACTGTAACTGAGTATTAGACCTCTTCTAaggttgtttaatatatgtttggtGAGTTGGATCTGTGTTTCTGATGATGCGTATGGCTCGCAGTCAAGTAGTTCAATCTAGGGTGGAAATGACGTATATAAACtggacaaaaatatatatatatacataatatatattagtatataaaaaaatacagaaattgaaaaagccttaaataatatattaggagttaaataatatgtattaCATGAGAACAATGCACAAACAAGTGATTCTAGAAATCCTATACAACCCCCATGTAGTTTACATCAACAAGCAACTTACCTGCTGTAATGTCTCAGGACCAAACACACTGTTGGGAAGTTCGTGGGTTGCACTCGCTATCAACTGTAAACTGGAGTTGCCGTAACTGATCCGGCACCCTGTTGGTTCGGTAACGTGGCAAGCGAGGACATTGGAACGTCGGTACCGAATGTAAACCTCCATTTCATGGGCGGCTGTGGGGTAACGGGGGTGTTAGGGTGGGTATAGATGTGTATggtgaatggatgtaacttgtttatccttgtgttGATAGGTAAatacattcgttataacatgggtgttctgtttcatacattctGCATGGCTgccaatttagacaacccattagtgacaacttgtccaaggatacatacgtctacaatggtagcatcaagcctcgaacccataacctctggtcCACAAGCTTAAACCAATTAGTTGCGGTGCAGACACAAATAACTCGACAACGAGCATGTGGGTACTCACGTGGTGCGACATCATGATTCCCCACCATAGGGGGCGGTATGGATGTATGGACCCCGTTCTCGTACCCCCCTCTTCCAGGATATGGGTTGTACGTCTCCATGTTATGCACGCTAGCATCGCTACCACTAGGTGATGCAACCCCTGATGCGCTCCTTGTACGTGGGTCATGATTGGGGGGGTTAGGGGGGTTGGCATACCCCACTGTGTCGTCCGATATCGAGCGAACACGAAGCACCGACTTTCGAACACAATCGTAGTCGCTGGGTGGCGCTATATccaactgtgatgtcataatgttagtgtgatgtcattattacatcatagcAAACTTTGTCACCTTGTTTATTGTGTAACAAGACCCATTGTCTGATTCCTGAACTCGCATTCTACctttaatacattgttacgtcattattgtggggtttgttacgtcattaacGTTATTATCTTACTGAATTCCTGTGAAGGAGCGAGTGTTGTTCGAGTCAGGTCTACTTGGGGAATTCCCTCTTGCGTCAtcgtatgtgacgtcatgtgcGTCAAATCCGGTTCGTTGGGTTGCGCCATGTGATAGGGATCTGTGACGCAATAAACATAATTGAAACGTCATTATTACACGTGAAACATCCATCTTACCGTTCCTGTGGCCATCTGGTGACACAACCTCCTTTGTCCAAGTACTTCGTGGGTAGATCTCGTATTCTTGACCTGATGTAATAGTGATGTCACTAAATACGTCATACACACGTCATACTTCGGCGCCGTGGCTCATGGCTTAGCGCGCATAGAGGTTGGCGATtggtgctgctaccattgtgggcatatgtgttccTTTGAGCAATACACCTGAtggcaattactccaacccagtggtcactaataagttgtctaaattgtcagccatacaaaacgGAGATCGCCCACTAAGttttatacgtggtaactcgtaaccggacacgaggtgtatgaagcagaacacccgtgttataacgttgCCCACCACACCAATAAGTTCCTTCCACTCGTACTTTTATCAGCCTCCGGCAGCAACTGGTACACCCTGTAAGGATCATTCCCCTCTAAAGAACTTCTGTCTTTCAGTTCCTTGATGTCAGGAAGTTTGTTGAGGGCGCAACGTAACCGGGTCTTCCATGTCGCGGCTTCCATCTTGTCACCGGGTTTGTATTTCCCTCGATGTTCGGCCCATGCCTGTGGGGGGAGAACAAATAATTCAATATAgaaatgtggggtaagatgggatagcgttagcacttaaatcccatatttcccaatcatTTCAACCATTAGCAACGCTCTATTGGGATCCTGGAGCTACGGTTATAAATCTGTAATCTTCGCCCAAGCACTACATACCAAATGTAACCCTTTACCGAAGCGTAACTGGACGGGGGTTGGGGTTATATGGGGGGTTGGGGTTATATGGGGGGTTGGGGCTATATGGGGGGTTGGGGCTATATGGGGGGTTGGGGCTATATCGTGGGGGTTGGGGTTATATGGGGGTTGAGGTTATATGGGGCGTTGGGGTTATATGGGGGGTTGGGGCTATATCGTGGGGGTTGGGGTTATATGGGGGTTGAGGTTATATGGGGGGTTGGGAGTAGTTTATGTTCTGTGGATATAAGGTTGCACGCGATAGGGAACAATGGTTTGCATCGTTATGAAACACAACGTCATTGTTCCTACTTATTACAAACAGTccgtgttatgacgtcataatgttacTTCCTTAAATTGTTTCGAGAATTGCCAAAtgtgattattacgtcatattaaacaattacccTTGTTCCTCAGCCATTATGTTAATTGCGATgtgaatatgacgtcatagttatGTGCGTAACGAAGCTAACATCGGTTTGCGAGCAAAATAAGGACGATAGAGAAACTATAACTTCGTGGTAGAAatgaagaaatatttataaaaatcaacCCCAATCATTGGTTGTATTTGAACGCTTTCTTGGGTTTGTTATTTATGTGACGTTACTAAACTTTGGCAGCAACAAATCTAGGATGATATGAATTaggtttttatattaatacaaataaatgacGATATTCGTATATAAGGAAAGTCTTATTAATAAAAGACTCTGGTTATAatccattgtgacgtcatacacgcGGTAATTCGGGAAGTTATCGAAATCAGTGAAGCGTTAACCTACTTCCGGTGGCTGGATCGAAACTTCGAGAATTTCTGTTTCGGGTTTCGACGTCATATTGAGcattgtttcttttattatgacgtaagaaTGCTGATAAAGTTGTAAAACTTTAACAATGCAcgatttgttacgtcataggaAAGTTGGCCTACAGCGTCGCGTTGATCGATGTTTTGTAACTTCTACAATATTAGTTCGAAATATTTCGCGAAGTTTTCATTATTCctttattgttacgtcatacctATATGAATGGCTATTATAACGTCATATCCGATGCTCTAGGAGCACCACGCCACGATTCGTGACGTATTTCCGGTTAAACAAGGAAGCGAATCcctcaaaatattatttctataattTACGTCATGTGTCATGacgtaaaaaaatgaatttttaatattcagCGGTTGAATATAAGACGCGTATTGATGTTGCTCCGCGAAACCGATGTCGCCCGAAGCGAACACACGCCCTCGGGCGATTGTTTGAACGAATTTTCGATTTTCGTTGAAACATTGTCGCTTATGACGCCACAATCGCATATTTGTTAAAACGCCGCGACGTTAcgaactatatagtagggtggggtaagatggttcatggtttcattctctttatcgtcccatgtagtaataaacaaagaatatttacagaattatataactatgCATCCTTTCAATTTTAACGagccttgttaattgttcagaATACGATTATAAAATATGGGGTATTATGGGCTAacgttatcccatcttaccccacagaataTTTCATAACTAATAGTTGATGCTGTGCATTCACTCACCCATACACACATGCCAATATACACGCATGTGTACAAC is a window encoding:
- the irf-like-4 gene encoding interferon regulatory factor like protein (The RefSeq protein has 2 substitutions compared to this genomic sequence), which gives rise to MTSPNRDGYYQRPGFPHNDVTSPPRHQVPGSPSSVTSSSSRGEPPKRLRHWLIEMIDSGSIPGLQWENHEMTIFRIPWKHAGKNNYKEEDCRIFKAWAEHRGKYKPGDKMEAATWKTRLRCALNKLPDIKELKDRSSLEGNDPYRVYQLLPEADKSQEYEIYPRSTWTKEVVSPDGHRNDPYHMTQPNEPDLTHMTSHTMTQEGIPQVDLTRTTLAPSQEFSRMRVQESDNGSCYTINKLDIAPPSDYDCVRKSVLRVRSISDDTVGYANPPNPPNHDPRTRSASGVASPSGSDASVHNMETYNPYPGRGGYENGVHTSIPPPMVGNHDVAPPAHEMEVYIRYRRSNVLACHVTEPTGCRISYGNSSLQLIASATHELPNSVFGPETLQQIELLDCEPYASSETQIQLTKHILNNLRRGLILSYSGGCFYAKRLCQSRVFVYGPETSGSAPEKLERNASVKLFDYRKFCENLQQVSQVGKFRSVEAEIRISFAQTWSVQNPIEKNLVNLYMIPRAAKYLLTKVREKYDTTFTSPEGESILTSGPDSYDRLADRATQESNQYVDELIRQMAQSEPMVSFSDINQPTYNPGYFQQCPLQVGPVSNAGLNDVEMGGCIL